A genomic segment from Bacillus cereus G9842 encodes:
- a CDS encoding amino acid permease has protein sequence MQQPTNEKLHRTMKSRHLFMIALGGVIGTGFFLGSGYTINQAGPGGAILSYLVGGFIMYLTMLCLGELTVAMPVSGSFQKYATKFIGPGTGFMIGWLYWLGWAVTVGLELTSIGLMMKRWFPNVDVWVWCLVFGVILYASNAISAKSYAELEFWFSSIKVITILAFVVLGGSALLGFISYDGKEAAPLFSNFVSDGGLFPNGLAAVLLTMITVNFSFQGTELIGIAAGESENPEKTIPRAIRNTVWRIMLFFILTMTILVGLISWKEAGVIESPFVVVFDKIGIPYAADIMNFVIITALLSVANSGLYAATRILWSLANEGMAPTSFKKVNKRGIPITALVVTIAVAGLSLFTSFLAEDTVYMYLLSIAGLSAVSSWIIIALSQLRFRSQYIKGGGKLEDLKYRTPLYPIVPILALITNSIVVISLAFIPEQRMALYCGIPFIIFCYIYYYYMSKKQQKPMKVEMDKTNETNNQTR, from the coding sequence ATGCAGCAACCAACGAATGAGAAATTACATCGTACGATGAAGAGTAGACATTTATTTATGATCGCACTTGGTGGTGTAATTGGAACTGGTTTTTTCTTAGGTTCGGGTTACACCATTAATCAGGCTGGACCAGGGGGGGCCATCCTTTCATATTTAGTAGGCGGATTTATTATGTATTTAACAATGCTTTGTCTTGGAGAGTTAACGGTAGCAATGCCGGTTTCGGGATCTTTCCAAAAGTATGCAACGAAGTTTATTGGACCAGGAACAGGCTTTATGATTGGTTGGTTATACTGGCTCGGCTGGGCAGTAACAGTGGGTCTAGAATTAACGTCAATAGGTTTAATGATGAAAAGATGGTTTCCAAATGTTGATGTTTGGGTATGGTGCCTTGTATTCGGCGTTATTCTATATGCGTCAAATGCTATCTCAGCGAAAAGCTACGCTGAATTAGAATTTTGGTTTTCTAGTATTAAAGTAATTACAATCCTTGCATTTGTTGTTCTTGGTGGTAGTGCATTATTAGGATTTATATCATATGACGGAAAAGAAGCAGCACCTCTTTTCTCTAACTTTGTAAGCGATGGTGGACTTTTCCCGAATGGACTAGCTGCCGTATTACTTACAATGATTACAGTTAACTTCTCGTTCCAAGGAACAGAGTTAATCGGGATTGCAGCGGGAGAAAGTGAAAATCCAGAAAAAACAATTCCACGTGCGATCCGTAATACAGTATGGCGCATTATGTTATTCTTCATTTTAACAATGACAATTTTAGTAGGATTAATTTCTTGGAAGGAAGCAGGCGTAATTGAAAGTCCATTCGTAGTTGTATTTGATAAAATCGGTATTCCATATGCAGCTGATATTATGAACTTTGTTATTATTACTGCGTTATTATCTGTAGCGAACTCTGGATTATATGCAGCGACACGTATATTATGGTCACTTGCAAATGAAGGAATGGCACCAACTTCTTTCAAGAAAGTAAATAAACGTGGTATTCCAATTACAGCGCTAGTCGTAACGATTGCGGTAGCTGGATTATCCCTATTCACAAGTTTCCTTGCAGAAGATACAGTATACATGTACTTATTATCGATAGCTGGTTTATCGGCTGTTTCAAGTTGGATCATTATTGCTCTATCGCAACTTCGCTTTAGAAGTCAGTATATAAAAGGTGGAGGAAAGTTAGAGGACTTAAAGTATAGAACACCACTATATCCGATTGTTCCAATTTTAGCTTTAATTACAAATAGCATCGTTGTTATTAGTTTAGCGTTTATTCCTGAACAAAGAATGGCGTTATACTGCGGTATTCCATTTATCATTTTCTGCTATATATATTATTATTATATGAGTAAGAAACAGCAGAAACCGATGAAAGTGGAGATGGACAAAACAAATGAAACTAACAATCAAACACGATGA
- a CDS encoding OsmC family protein, whose product MKLTIKHDDIKADLSYAQLAIGKENGYSPLQLLVSSIAGCSAIVFRKILEKKRITYDTFTIETEIGRSEALSKPVESVHLQYKIKAENITEEQLDKALQLAVKNCTIVQSVKDSIKVTETIELIK is encoded by the coding sequence ATGAAACTAACAATCAAACACGATGATATAAAGGCAGATTTATCGTACGCTCAATTAGCGATTGGAAAAGAAAACGGGTATTCACCGTTACAATTACTCGTTTCTTCTATCGCAGGATGTAGTGCAATTGTCTTTCGAAAAATTTTAGAAAAGAAACGTATTACATACGATACGTTTACGATCGAAACTGAAATTGGTAGAAGTGAAGCTTTATCCAAACCAGTTGAAAGTGTTCATTTGCAATATAAAATTAAAGCGGAAAACATTACAGAAGAGCAGTTGGACAAAGCATTGCAGCTTGCAGTGAAAAATTGTACGATTGTTCAATCTGTAAAAGATAGTATAAAGGTTACGGAAACAATTGAACTAATAAAATGA
- a CDS encoding HIT family protein: MDCLGCKLANEEEKIYKVYEDDYVTCFLDHAPFYPGHTLIVPKQHVVEVEELDDVVARSIMDASKLIAKAIKALYKPDGITVCQNGGVFNELTHYHMHVVPRYKERSFAEFYTVQPEEKKNHNFEETKNLLKEAIEQILHIEKV; the protein is encoded by the coding sequence GTGGACTGTTTAGGTTGTAAATTAGCAAACGAAGAGGAAAAAATATATAAAGTATATGAAGATGATTATGTAACTTGCTTTTTAGATCATGCGCCTTTCTACCCAGGACATACTTTAATTGTGCCAAAGCAACATGTTGTAGAAGTAGAAGAATTAGATGACGTTGTAGCAAGATCAATTATGGATGCTTCTAAGCTGATTGCAAAAGCGATTAAGGCATTATATAAACCAGATGGAATTACAGTTTGTCAAAATGGTGGAGTATTTAACGAGTTAACACATTACCATATGCATGTCGTACCAAGATATAAAGAGCGTTCGTTTGCTGAGTTTTATACGGTGCAACCGGAGGAAAAGAAGAATCATAACTTTGAAGAGACAAAGAATTTGTTAAAAGAAGCGATAGAGCAAATACTGCATATTGAAAAGGTGTAA
- a CDS encoding RNA polymerase sigma factor, with amino-acid sequence MKVTNNDYEKMEELYELYEQKIYYVAYSILNNIQQAEDAVQETFITLYKNLEKLHSLSTEELKRYILRIAKNKAIDSYRKNKRHETFLEEYERESIEAVDENIEEWEKRKMSEVQIDTLLKELNESNRQVFKYKVFYNLTYQEISSVMGITEANVRKQFERARKRVQNMIGGIQHDEFKELQRNI; translated from the coding sequence ATGAAAGTTACAAATAACGATTATGAAAAGATGGAAGAGCTATACGAGTTGTACGAACAAAAAATTTATTATGTAGCGTATTCTATTTTAAATAATATTCAACAGGCTGAAGATGCGGTTCAAGAGACGTTTATTACTCTTTATAAGAACTTGGAAAAGCTCCATAGCTTGAGCACTGAAGAGCTTAAACGCTATATTTTGAGGATCGCGAAAAACAAGGCGATTGATAGTTACCGGAAAAATAAACGACATGAAACATTTTTAGAAGAATATGAAAGAGAATCAATAGAAGCAGTAGATGAAAATATTGAAGAGTGGGAAAAACGTAAAATGTCTGAGGTTCAAATTGATACATTGCTAAAAGAGTTAAATGAATCTAACAGACAGGTGTTTAAGTACAAAGTCTTCTATAACTTAACGTATCAAGAAATTTCAAGTGTAATGGGGATTACGGAGGCTAATGTCCGCAAGCAGTTTGAACGCGCTCGAAAACGAGTCCAAAATATGATAGGAGGTATACAACATGACGAATTCAAAGAACTCCAAAGAAATATATGA
- a CDS encoding helix-turn-helix transcriptional regulator — protein MSCLKRKKVIHLSKAKRLLDILIFASAKKAFTAQEIADEFNISVRTVHRYILDLSDMGLPIYAEQGRNGGYKVLTNKVIPPILFTEEEAVSIFFAFQSLSYYRDLPFNTEINSVTHKLYSSLQHDAKVKVNKIRSYIAFWNPKRTIDTPLLNAVLSAAIENKNLHFQYESKSGIKTKHVHPIGVYAHDGLWYLPSYDFRRKKVLLYRVDRILSILSTEKNESTFMNLEEWFTSSSNVVHIPTQLHVLLTTEGVRQCKSVPYLEEFVVINEDGTGYIHSTIDKGEINFITPLFYRLGKDARILEPKELIDGLLMRAKEVLHMYEDEKSC, from the coding sequence ATGTCATGTTTAAAAAGAAAAAAGGTGATACATTTGTCAAAAGCTAAACGCTTATTAGATATTCTTATATTTGCTTCTGCAAAAAAAGCATTTACAGCTCAAGAAATAGCTGATGAATTTAATATTTCCGTTCGTACTGTCCACAGATACATTTTAGATTTAAGTGATATGGGATTACCTATTTATGCAGAACAAGGTCGTAATGGAGGATATAAAGTATTAACGAATAAAGTCATTCCCCCTATTTTATTTACTGAAGAAGAAGCGGTATCCATCTTTTTTGCTTTTCAATCTTTAAGTTACTATCGAGACTTACCTTTTAACACAGAAATCAATTCCGTTACGCATAAACTGTATAGCTCTCTACAACATGATGCGAAAGTGAAAGTTAATAAAATACGTTCTTATATCGCTTTTTGGAATCCGAAGAGAACAATTGATACACCTCTATTAAACGCAGTGTTAAGTGCGGCTATTGAAAATAAAAATTTACACTTTCAATACGAATCTAAATCGGGGATAAAAACAAAACATGTTCATCCTATCGGTGTATACGCTCATGATGGGCTATGGTACTTACCATCCTATGACTTCAGGAGAAAAAAAGTATTACTGTATCGTGTTGATCGTATTCTTTCTATATTATCAACAGAAAAAAATGAAAGTACGTTCATGAATTTAGAAGAATGGTTTACCTCTAGCTCTAACGTAGTGCACATTCCTACCCAATTACATGTTTTACTAACGACAGAAGGCGTGCGCCAATGTAAAAGTGTTCCTTACCTTGAAGAATTCGTGGTAATAAACGAAGACGGGACAGGATATATACATTCAACAATTGATAAAGGCGAAATCAACTTTATTACCCCTTTATTTTATAGACTTGGAAAAGATGCACGAATTTTAGAACCGAAAGAATTGATAGATGGTTTACTTATGCGTGCGAAAGAAGTTTTACATATGTATGAAGACGAAAAAAGCTGCTAA
- a CDS encoding dihydrofolate reductase family protein, with protein MSREIVLFIAASLDGYIAKEDDDLQWLMETEGEGDNGYTEMYETIDTIIMGKRTYDYVVEHMETFPYLDKKCYVFSNSQKGSNEHVDFVNEEVVEFTKRLKEQEGSKIWMVGGGSLLREFFKNNLIDEYVVTITPHILGSGVPLFQDKNPEINLTLTDTKRFGQFVNLYYKVK; from the coding sequence ATGTCACGTGAAATAGTTTTATTTATAGCCGCTAGCTTGGATGGATATATTGCGAAAGAAGATGATGATTTACAGTGGTTAATGGAAACCGAAGGAGAGGGAGATAACGGTTATACAGAAATGTACGAAACGATTGATACAATAATTATGGGAAAAAGAACGTACGATTATGTAGTAGAGCATATGGAAACATTCCCGTATTTAGATAAAAAATGTTATGTTTTTTCTAACTCACAAAAAGGTTCAAATGAACACGTGGATTTTGTAAATGAAGAGGTAGTGGAGTTTACGAAAAGGTTGAAAGAGCAAGAAGGATCTAAAATATGGATGGTCGGTGGAGGGAGTCTACTGAGAGAGTTCTTTAAGAATAATTTAATTGATGAATATGTTGTTACAATTACACCGCATATATTAGGTTCTGGAGTTCCGTTATTTCAAGACAAGAATCCAGAAATTAATTTAACTTTAACGGATACGAAACGTTTTGGGCAATTTGTAAATTTATATTATAAAGTAAAATGA
- a CDS encoding sensor histidine kinase, with the protein MKRISIQFGFYFLIVTLLIESVLFVLLYYSLVNTRVNEEMTALLKRGNSHRDVLEKYYDKQTISHVALMESEAETTVVITNTNKEILAKSNEINTTINNHISKMQTRTDHNGAIIENHWKTSNYICTVSPIVVDGKHEGYVYMFLGTESIEKLVNGLTKQFIIAGAITFLLTVITIFLLSRLLTKPLLHMKHATEKMSKGDLSVSLTTTRNDEIGELASSIQTLANDLHYMKTERSEFLASVAHELRTPLTYVRGYADIALKESTPPEQRLRYLSIIKDESDYITNLVQDLFSLAQIEQHSFSIQVKEVHLHTFLTRIAEKVNAMYKERYIKVSFSCSPTLLVNLDEQRFEQVIVNILNNAYRHSKEHSHINISITDEHKRISITIEDEGEGIPPEDLPHIFDRFYRVDKARSRSTGGTGLGLSIVKEIVELHGGNITVTSEVDYGSCFIVSLPSIKKHDYHQ; encoded by the coding sequence ATGAAACGAATCTCTATTCAATTCGGATTTTATTTTTTAATTGTCACACTTTTAATTGAAAGTGTTCTATTTGTATTGCTCTATTATAGTCTCGTAAACACTAGAGTAAATGAAGAAATGACTGCTTTATTAAAACGTGGAAACAGTCATCGTGATGTACTTGAAAAATATTATGATAAGCAAACAATCTCTCACGTAGCACTAATGGAATCTGAAGCTGAAACAACTGTCGTTATTACAAATACAAATAAAGAAATACTAGCTAAATCTAACGAAATAAACACGACTATAAACAATCATATTAGTAAAATGCAAACTCGAACAGACCATAATGGAGCGATTATAGAAAATCATTGGAAAACATCTAATTATATATGTACAGTTAGCCCTATTGTAGTCGATGGAAAACATGAAGGCTATGTGTACATGTTTCTTGGAACAGAATCAATTGAAAAGTTGGTTAATGGATTAACGAAACAATTCATTATTGCTGGTGCCATCACGTTTCTACTCACAGTCATCACAATTTTCCTATTATCACGTTTATTAACAAAGCCATTGTTACACATGAAACATGCAACTGAAAAAATGAGTAAAGGCGATTTGTCCGTTTCATTAACGACTACTCGAAATGATGAAATTGGTGAACTAGCATCATCTATTCAAACGCTCGCAAATGATTTACATTATATGAAAACAGAGCGAAGTGAATTTCTAGCAAGTGTTGCTCACGAATTACGAACACCGTTAACATACGTACGAGGTTATGCTGACATTGCTTTAAAAGAAAGCACCCCTCCTGAACAACGTTTGCGATATTTATCAATTATAAAAGACGAGTCTGATTACATTACAAACTTAGTTCAAGATTTATTTTCACTTGCACAAATAGAACAACATAGCTTTTCTATTCAAGTAAAGGAAGTGCATTTACACACCTTCCTTACTCGCATAGCTGAAAAAGTAAACGCCATGTATAAAGAAAGATACATTAAAGTTTCTTTCTCTTGTTCTCCTACATTGCTAGTAAACTTAGATGAACAGCGATTCGAACAAGTGATAGTGAACATTTTAAATAACGCTTATAGACATTCAAAAGAACATTCTCATATAAACATTTCTATTACAGACGAACATAAACGTATCTCCATTACAATTGAAGATGAAGGCGAAGGTATTCCACCTGAAGACCTCCCTCACATTTTTGACCGCTTTTACCGTGTCGATAAAGCAAGATCACGATCTACAGGCGGAACTGGTTTAGGACTCTCTATCGTGAAGGAAATTGTAGAACTACACGGCGGAAATATTACTGTAACGAGCGAAGTCGATTACGGGTCTTGCTTTATAGTTTCATTACCATCCATAAAGAAACACGACTATCATCAATAG
- a CDS encoding response regulator transcription factor, whose product MIDILLVDDEPRMLELLTLYLTPIGYNCVCATSGEEAILHIENRNFKFVLLDIMMPKMDGWETCKRIRSFSNVPIIMVTARDQTVDVIQGLKLGADDYVTKPFHEEELFARIEAVLRRTNEHKQIQYHGIVWDETKHFASVHNEELLLTPIEFSLLGLFLRHVNYVLSRDQLIERIWGLNTNTEDRTVDSHIRNLRDKLRKANFPIDHHLKTVYGVGYRWIDTEH is encoded by the coding sequence ATGATTGATATACTGCTCGTAGACGATGAACCGAGAATGCTTGAATTATTAACGCTTTATCTTACTCCAATTGGATATAACTGCGTATGTGCGACTTCCGGAGAAGAAGCTATTTTACATATAGAAAATCGAAACTTTAAATTTGTTTTACTCGATATTATGATGCCAAAGATGGACGGATGGGAAACGTGCAAAAGAATCCGTTCATTTAGTAACGTTCCTATTATTATGGTTACCGCTCGTGATCAAACAGTAGATGTCATCCAAGGATTAAAACTCGGAGCGGATGATTACGTAACGAAACCTTTCCATGAAGAAGAACTTTTCGCAAGAATTGAAGCCGTTTTAAGACGTACAAATGAACATAAACAAATCCAATATCACGGTATTGTATGGGATGAAACAAAACACTTCGCTTCTGTACATAATGAAGAACTTCTTCTCACACCGATCGAATTCTCTTTACTCGGGTTATTTTTACGCCATGTGAATTATGTATTAAGCCGTGATCAGCTCATTGAACGAATTTGGGGATTAAACACAAATACAGAAGATCGCACAGTCGATTCACATATTCGTAATTTGCGTGATAAATTGCGAAAAGCAAATTTCCCTATTGATCATCATTTAAAAACCGTGTATGGAGTAGGTTATCGATGGATTGATACCGAACATTAA
- a CDS encoding SulP family inorganic anion transporter — MFQTIKNDWFSNVRGDVLSGIVVALALIPEAIAFSVIAGVDPTVGLYAAFCIAVTISFVGGRTGMISAATGAMALLMVTLVKGHGLQYLFATTILTGIVQIIFGVFKLSSFMKFVPKSVMSGFLNSLGILVFTAQLPHFKNATWQMYALVVLGLAIIYLFPRITTAVPSTLISIIIVTSIALMSGLQLKTVGDMGSLPKELPFFSIPDVPFTLETLGIILPYAVMLAIIGLLESLLTASVLDDMTHTESNKHKEARGQGIANIVAGFFGGMAGCAMIGQSVINIKSGGRGRLSTFVAGGFLIVLLFVLGNYVVHIPMAALVAVMIMVSIGTFDWNSVTTIHKVPKGNAFVMIVTVVIVLITHNLALGVIIGTVISAVLFAFNMAKIHVKHLYIENKKIYEIHGQLFFASTADFINNFSFNEDVKEIEMNFTHAHVWDDSAVASIDKVIMKYEQSGVKVSITGLNERSSKLVANLATYNKRIAS, encoded by the coding sequence TTGTTTCAAACGATAAAAAATGACTGGTTTTCTAATGTGAGAGGGGACGTGTTATCAGGAATTGTCGTTGCTTTAGCATTAATCCCTGAAGCGATAGCCTTCTCTGTTATTGCAGGCGTGGATCCGACAGTTGGACTATACGCAGCCTTTTGTATTGCGGTTACCATTTCATTTGTTGGCGGAAGAACTGGAATGATTTCAGCTGCAACAGGTGCAATGGCATTATTAATGGTAACGCTTGTTAAAGGTCATGGTTTGCAATATTTATTTGCTACAACAATATTAACAGGTATCGTCCAAATTATTTTTGGCGTGTTCAAACTGAGCTCATTTATGAAGTTTGTTCCGAAATCTGTTATGAGTGGTTTTTTAAATTCACTTGGAATTTTAGTTTTTACAGCGCAATTACCGCATTTTAAAAATGCAACTTGGCAAATGTATGCACTCGTTGTATTAGGACTTGCAATTATATATTTATTTCCACGTATTACAACGGCTGTACCTTCTACGCTTATTTCAATTATTATTGTGACGAGTATTGCACTTATGAGCGGATTACAGTTGAAAACAGTAGGGGATATGGGAAGCCTACCGAAAGAATTACCGTTCTTTAGTATTCCTGATGTGCCATTTACATTAGAAACATTAGGGATTATTTTACCTTATGCAGTTATGCTTGCAATCATTGGTTTACTAGAGTCTTTATTAACAGCTTCAGTTTTAGATGATATGACGCATACAGAAAGTAATAAGCATAAAGAGGCACGCGGACAAGGGATCGCAAACATCGTTGCTGGATTTTTCGGAGGAATGGCAGGATGTGCAATGATCGGTCAATCTGTTATTAATATTAAATCAGGTGGACGAGGTCGCCTATCGACATTTGTAGCGGGCGGATTTTTAATCGTATTACTATTCGTTTTAGGGAATTATGTCGTTCATATTCCGATGGCAGCTTTAGTTGCGGTTATGATTATGGTTTCAATCGGAACGTTTGATTGGAACTCTGTAACAACGATTCATAAAGTACCAAAAGGAAACGCATTTGTTATGATTGTAACAGTTGTGATTGTCTTAATTACACATAATTTAGCATTAGGTGTAATTATCGGAACAGTAATTAGTGCGGTGTTATTTGCATTCAATATGGCAAAGATTCACGTGAAACATTTATATATTGAAAATAAGAAAATATACGAAATTCACGGTCAACTTTTCTTTGCATCTACAGCCGATTTCATAAATAATTTTTCATTTAATGAAGATGTAAAAGAAATTGAAATGAATTTTACTCATGCGCACGTATGGGATGATTCAGCAGTGGCATCAATTGATAAAGTTATCATGAAGTATGAGCAAAGTGGTGTGAAAGTAAGTATAACAGGATTAAATGAACGTAGCTCAAAACTTGTTGCAAATTTGGCTACTTATAATAAAAGAATTGCTAGTTAA
- a CDS encoding universal stress protein, whose protein sequence is MYKQIILACDGSEHALRAAEHATYIAKCSEETNVEVVYVVDNRTAKSDIIQGQTDLETISASRKDKLKEIEGLLKKENISYTITILHGDPGDTIVQYVNTGDIDLVIAGSRGLNTLQEMVLGSVSHKIAKRVKCPVMIIK, encoded by the coding sequence ATGTACAAACAAATTATATTAGCATGTGACGGTTCTGAACATGCACTTCGAGCAGCGGAACATGCAACATATATTGCGAAATGTAGCGAAGAAACAAATGTTGAAGTTGTGTACGTAGTAGATAATAGAACGGCAAAATCAGATATTATACAAGGTCAAACAGACTTAGAAACAATATCAGCTAGTCGAAAAGATAAATTAAAAGAGATTGAAGGTCTATTAAAGAAAGAGAACATTTCTTATACAATTACGATATTACATGGTGATCCTGGAGATACAATTGTTCAATATGTAAATACAGGAGATATAGATCTTGTTATCGCTGGAAGCAGAGGGCTAAATACACTGCAAGAAATGGTGCTTGGTAGTGTCAGTCATAAAATAGCAAAACGAGTGAAATGTCCGGTGATGATTATAAAATAA
- a CDS encoding DUF4027 family protein, with protein sequence MKSFQNLSYSQGVSLICLGGFAASVTLAVLIKVFHQIF encoded by the coding sequence ATGAAATCATTTCAAAATTTGTCATATAGTCAAGGGGTAAGCTTAATTTGTCTAGGGGGATTTGCTGCATCTGTTACGTTAGCTGTTTTAATAAAGGTGTTTCATCAAATTTTTTAA
- the glpT gene encoding glycerol-3-phosphate transporter — MFFTQLFKPAPHAERLPADRVDSEYRKLRLQVFLGIFIGYAGYYFVRKNFSLAMPYLIEQGFSKGELGVILSAVSIAYGLSKFLMGIVSDRCNPRYFLAAGLFLSGIINIIFGSFSFITTSIILMFVLQFLNGWVQGMGWPPCGRTMVHWFSISERGTKMSIWNVAHNVGGALMPSLVTLGLYFFANDWHSIFYFPGILSILVGIYVLITMKDTPQSCGLPSIEEHTGEYPPDEKIKDRERELSAKEILFKYVLNNKFLWYIAIANVFVYFVRYGVVDWAPTYLVEEKSFTHSSSRTAYALYEWAGIPGTLLCGWMSDKLFKGRRAPAGILFMIGVFIAVLVYWLNPPGNPMVDSIALVAIGFLIYGPVMLIGLHALDLAPKKAAGTAAGLTGFFGYLGGAAFASAAMGFIVDAFGWDGGFILLLASCILAMFFLALTLNTGSVKSKQA; from the coding sequence ATGTTTTTCACACAATTATTTAAACCTGCGCCCCACGCGGAACGCTTACCAGCTGATCGCGTTGATAGCGAATACCGTAAATTACGTTTACAAGTATTCTTAGGTATCTTCATTGGTTATGCAGGTTACTACTTTGTTCGAAAAAACTTTTCACTAGCAATGCCATACTTAATCGAGCAAGGATTTAGTAAAGGGGAACTTGGGGTTATCCTTTCAGCAGTATCTATCGCTTACGGATTAAGTAAATTTCTTATGGGTATCGTATCCGACCGTTGTAATCCTCGCTACTTTTTAGCAGCTGGGCTATTTTTATCAGGTATCATTAATATTATTTTCGGCTCATTTTCTTTCATTACAACGAGCATTATACTTATGTTTGTACTTCAGTTTTTAAATGGATGGGTACAAGGCATGGGATGGCCTCCTTGTGGTCGTACGATGGTTCACTGGTTCTCTATTAGCGAACGTGGTACAAAAATGTCTATTTGGAACGTCGCTCATAATGTCGGCGGCGCGCTGATGCCTTCTCTTGTAACATTAGGCTTATACTTCTTTGCAAATGACTGGCATAGTATTTTTTACTTCCCAGGTATTCTTTCAATTTTAGTTGGTATTTATGTACTAATTACAATGAAAGATACACCTCAATCTTGTGGACTACCTTCTATTGAAGAGCATACTGGAGAATATCCACCAGATGAGAAAATAAAAGATCGCGAACGCGAACTTTCGGCAAAGGAAATTTTATTTAAATACGTACTAAACAATAAATTTTTATGGTACATCGCTATTGCGAACGTTTTCGTGTATTTCGTACGTTACGGCGTTGTAGACTGGGCTCCTACTTATTTAGTAGAAGAAAAAAGCTTTACTCATAGTAGCTCACGTACTGCTTACGCTCTATATGAATGGGCTGGTATTCCAGGTACACTTCTTTGCGGATGGATGAGTGATAAACTATTTAAAGGACGTCGTGCACCTGCTGGTATTTTATTTATGATTGGTGTATTTATCGCAGTTCTTGTTTACTGGTTAAATCCTCCTGGTAATCCAATGGTTGATAGTATCGCTCTTGTCGCAATTGGATTTTTAATTTACGGACCGGTTATGTTAATTGGTCTACACGCTCTTGACTTAGCACCAAAGAAAGCTGCTGGAACTGCAGCAGGCTTAACTGGATTCTTCGGTTACTTAGGCGGAGCTGCTTTCGCTAGTGCCGCTATGGGCTTTATCGTAGATGCATTCGGGTGGGATGGCGGATTCATCTTATTACTTGCATCTTGCATACTTGCAATGTTCTTCCTTGCCCTTACTTTAAATACAGGGTCAGTAAAATCAAAACAAGCTTAA
- a CDS encoding MarR family winged helix-turn-helix transcriptional regulator produces MPNDMTHIDKIQALAFSIGKKMQTELLEQMQATGLTPPQFYILKILDHYGASRATTLAKKMYVKPSAITVMIDRLIDQELVERYHDKDDRRVVIIELTKKGKSRVEEAMTARNEHIAKYFSHLELQEREDLLRLFEKLETIICGTQEKKENN; encoded by the coding sequence ATGCCAAATGATATGACGCATATCGATAAAATTCAAGCTCTAGCCTTTTCGATTGGAAAGAAAATGCAGACGGAGTTATTAGAACAAATGCAAGCAACAGGACTTACACCACCGCAGTTTTATATTTTAAAGATTCTAGATCATTATGGGGCTTCAAGAGCGACAACATTAGCAAAAAAGATGTACGTGAAGCCTAGCGCAATTACAGTGATGATTGATCGTCTAATCGATCAAGAACTTGTAGAACGCTATCACGACAAAGATGACCGTCGTGTTGTCATCATCGAGTTAACGAAAAAGGGGAAATCTAGAGTAGAAGAGGCAATGACAGCTCGCAACGAGCATATTGCAAAATACTTTTCACATTTAGAGTTGCAAGAAAGAGAAGATTTATTACGTCTCTTTGAGAAGTTAGAAACCATTATTTGCGGGACACAAGAGAAAAAAGAGAATAACTAA